A region from the Salifodinibacter halophilus genome encodes:
- a CDS encoding carbonic anhydrase, with protein sequence MNADSALACLKRGNAAFLAGINNPHQANGPANPMPTLEHRPFAVVLACSDARVPIERIFNQGFGELFVIRVAGNVADAAQIASVEYAVAELDVSLVLVLGHTGCGAVSTAVNARQTQTPAPTRALSELLAQINPALDRLEADNDAVPAAVWHNVAYQGERLVSDSELLADRVARHQLRIVGACCETASGHVDFDDAS encoded by the coding sequence GTGAACGCTGACAGCGCCCTAGCCTGCCTCAAGCGTGGTAATGCCGCGTTTCTGGCCGGTATTAATAACCCGCATCAAGCTAATGGCCCGGCGAATCCAATGCCGACCCTCGAGCATCGGCCGTTCGCGGTGGTGTTGGCTTGTTCCGATGCGCGTGTGCCGATTGAGCGGATTTTCAACCAAGGTTTTGGTGAGTTGTTCGTGATTCGCGTTGCCGGCAATGTTGCTGACGCGGCGCAAATCGCCAGCGTGGAATATGCCGTTGCCGAATTGGATGTAAGTCTGGTGCTTGTGCTCGGACACACCGGCTGTGGCGCGGTAAGCACCGCCGTCAATGCCCGACAAACTCAAACCCCGGCACCAACACGAGCGCTTTCGGAATTACTGGCGCAAATCAACCCGGCGCTCGACCGGTTAGAGGCCGACAACGACGCCGTACCTGCTGCCGTATGGCACAACGTCGCCTACCAAGGCGAACGTTTGGTCAGCGATTCCGAATTACTCGCCGATCGGGTTGCCCGTCACCAGCTTCGTATCGTCGGCGCATGCTGCGAGACAGCGTCGGGTCATGTCGACTTCGACGACGCCAGCTGA
- the gloA gene encoding lactoylglutathione lyase, translated as MSFNTEQAAGVNAEVPSETNGFVFNHTMVRVVDPEQSLAFYTKVFGMRLLASKENPKGEFTLYFLARTEGDEVPEDPDARQAYLNSRPGILELTHNWGTENDPSASYHNGNSEPQGYGHICFTVPDLQAAVAWMDANNVTFQKRPEDGRMNHIAFVLDPDGYWIELVEQK; from the coding sequence ATGAGCTTCAATACCGAGCAAGCAGCCGGCGTGAATGCCGAGGTTCCGTCCGAAACAAACGGCTTTGTCTTTAATCACACCATGGTTCGCGTCGTCGACCCCGAGCAGTCGCTCGCCTTCTACACAAAGGTTTTTGGCATGCGACTTTTGGCGTCCAAGGAAAACCCGAAGGGCGAATTCACGCTCTACTTTTTGGCACGGACCGAGGGTGACGAAGTCCCGGAAGATCCGGATGCACGCCAAGCGTATCTGAACTCACGACCGGGTATTTTGGAATTGACCCACAACTGGGGTACCGAAAACGATCCCAGCGCGTCGTACCATAATGGCAACAGTGAGCCGCAGGGCTACGGTCATATCTGTTTTACCGTGCCGGATCTGCAGGCCGCGGTCGCGTGGATGGATGCGAACAATGTCACGTTCCAGAAACGCCCGGAAGACGGTCGGATGAACCACATCGCCTTTGTGCTGGACCCCGACGGCTATTGGATCGAACTTGTCGAACAAAAATGA
- a CDS encoding acetolactate synthase large subunit: MKASDLFVACLEQEGVEYVFGVPGEENLDLIESLRTSGITLIVTRHEQHAAFMAATYGRLTGRAGVCLSTLGPGATNLLTGIAYAQLGGMPLFAITGQKPIRDNTQGGFQLIDIVHTFAPQTKWNDSITDGAVIPRSIRHAFKVAEAERPGATHLELPEDIAGEEVGDMRPQGSIRTRPPIADESAIDSAAEAIASARQPILIYSAGTNRETCAQSLARFVEKTGIYAVGTQMGKGVLAEDHEQSLFCMGIHQHDYVHTAIDEADLVITVGYSPIEYPPYVWNPKGDKRIIDIDYDTTTPDEFYSPEQELLGLISSSLDRLRSRLIEYDFGSPRFARLREYVSEKLHIGHAAVDYPPSPAYIVDQVRLTLDRYDIISLDNGIYKIWFARLYPAYIHNTVLLDNALASMGAGLGAAMAARLVHPDRQVLAVCGDGGFEMNSQDLETAVRLQLDMVVLIVRDCGYGFIRWKQQSAGFTDFGMGFGNPDFVALAQAYGANGIRHTGEQTLSTVLTTAFEQPGVTLVECAVNYDSNSELSNEYHVPPKVLDHSSD; encoded by the coding sequence GTGAAAGCATCCGATCTGTTTGTCGCCTGCCTGGAACAAGAAGGCGTCGAGTACGTTTTCGGCGTACCCGGAGAAGAAAACCTCGATCTGATCGAGTCGCTTAGAACGAGTGGCATCACACTTATCGTGACCCGTCACGAGCAGCATGCAGCGTTCATGGCTGCGACTTACGGTCGTTTAACCGGGCGCGCTGGCGTCTGTTTATCGACACTCGGGCCGGGCGCAACCAACCTGCTAACTGGCATCGCCTACGCCCAACTCGGCGGCATGCCTCTATTCGCGATTACGGGGCAAAAACCAATCCGCGATAATACACAAGGCGGATTTCAGTTAATCGACATCGTTCATACGTTTGCACCGCAAACCAAGTGGAACGATTCGATTACGGACGGCGCCGTCATCCCGCGCTCGATACGTCACGCCTTTAAGGTAGCCGAGGCTGAACGACCCGGTGCGACGCATCTCGAATTGCCCGAAGATATTGCCGGCGAAGAAGTTGGCGATATGCGGCCGCAGGGCAGCATCCGCACCCGGCCACCGATCGCCGACGAGTCCGCGATCGACAGCGCGGCCGAGGCAATTGCCAGCGCGCGGCAGCCGATCCTAATCTATTCGGCCGGCACCAACCGTGAAACCTGTGCACAAAGCCTGGCGCGTTTTGTCGAAAAAACGGGTATTTATGCGGTTGGCACCCAGATGGGGAAGGGCGTACTGGCCGAAGACCACGAGCAGAGCCTGTTCTGCATGGGTATTCACCAGCACGACTACGTACACACGGCGATCGACGAAGCCGATCTGGTGATAACGGTCGGCTACTCGCCCATTGAATACCCGCCCTATGTGTGGAATCCAAAAGGCGATAAACGAATCATCGACATCGATTACGATACGACGACGCCGGATGAGTTTTATTCGCCTGAACAGGAGCTTTTAGGTCTTATTTCAAGCTCCCTCGACAGATTGCGCAGCCGGCTGATCGAATACGATTTCGGCAGTCCGAGATTTGCGCGCCTGCGCGAATATGTCAGCGAGAAACTCCATATCGGCCATGCCGCTGTTGATTACCCACCATCGCCCGCCTATATCGTTGACCAGGTGCGACTAACACTCGACCGTTACGACATCATCAGCCTCGACAACGGCATCTACAAGATCTGGTTCGCGCGACTGTATCCCGCCTACATTCACAACACGGTTCTGCTCGATAACGCGCTGGCCAGCATGGGCGCCGGGCTAGGCGCGGCCATGGCGGCACGGCTGGTTCATCCGGATCGCCAGGTACTCGCGGTCTGCGGTGATGGTGGTTTTGAAATGAACAGCCAGGATTTGGAAACCGCAGTCCGATTGCAGCTCGACATGGTGGTGTTGATTGTGCGCGACTGTGGCTACGGTTTCATACGCTGGAAACAGCAAAGCGCCGGTTTTACCGATTTCGGCATGGGTTTCGGCAATCCGGATTTCGTTGCGCTCGCCCAAGCCTATGGCGCAAACGGTATACGACATACCGGCGAGCAAACGCTTTCGACAGTATTGACCACCGCGTTCGAGCAGCCCGGCGTAACCCTCGTGGAATGCGCGGTGAATTACGACTCGAACAGTGAACTCAGCAACGAATATCATGTGCCGCCGAAAGTACTCGATCATAGTAGCGACTAA
- a CDS encoding TetR/AcrR family transcriptional regulator yields MRDRGHGFIDRQTSLYIMPSMTMPRQTTDVRDGILDATEQLFIMQGYCATGINQIIYEAGVAKASFYHHFPSKVALAEAFIQRRHERWFQAAEQRLAWEEGPRDKLLALFELWTDQIRDEGFRGCLFVNMAAEFPNYESPIRQRIKAHKESVRALIADLLSDYADSQKQAKAWVPDADTIYLLYDGALVETQNFQADWPIHSANRTVARLLAEPTH; encoded by the coding sequence ATGCGCGATAGAGGACATGGCTTCATTGACAGACAGACCAGTCTGTATATCATGCCCAGCATGACCATGCCAAGGCAAACAACTGACGTCCGCGACGGCATCCTGGATGCCACCGAACAGCTGTTCATCATGCAGGGATATTGCGCGACCGGGATTAATCAAATCATCTACGAAGCCGGTGTCGCGAAAGCCAGCTTCTACCATCATTTCCCGTCCAAGGTCGCACTGGCCGAAGCCTTTATACAACGCCGCCATGAACGCTGGTTTCAAGCGGCAGAGCAACGACTCGCTTGGGAAGAAGGCCCGCGTGACAAATTACTGGCGCTATTCGAGCTTTGGACTGATCAAATTCGAGACGAAGGGTTTCGCGGTTGTCTGTTCGTCAACATGGCCGCTGAATTTCCCAATTATGAGTCACCGATACGTCAGCGGATCAAAGCGCACAAGGAGTCCGTTCGGGCTTTAATAGCCGATTTACTTTCAGATTACGCAGATTCTCAAAAGCAAGCCAAAGCCTGGGTGCCCGACGCGGACACAATCTATCTGCTCTACGACGGTGCTCTCGTGGAGACACAAAACTTTCAAGCCGATTGGCCGATTCATTCGGCCAATCGCACGGTGGCTCGCCTGCTTGCAGAGCCAACGCATTGA
- a CDS encoding MFS transporter — MQSQRIDMSRAQHSIPGFTDPTSTFHIVGAGLFIVASTYGLARYVYGLFVPAIQGEFHLSTATIGLLGSASYAGYLFATLLGSTLSGTLGPRGPIIAGGITATVGMALIGLAPSLPWLAVGIVLAGTSPGLSYPPLSDAVVQLRPPERQGRTYALINSGTSYGIMISAPLAFWAGSEWQLAWLAFAGIALVSTVWNYWIMPTAAPQNQQGTVQPLRWRWLLQIHSLPLFSGALLFGLTSAVYWTFAVDLITRYGDLPGGGAQLFWILVGLAGIVGGGAGDSVSRFGLRTSFRATLIANAAACLLLGLLPGNWWALFGSAVLFGSSFILITGLFGIWSVHVFQERPSAGFGATFFLISAGQILSPAIVGWGAGQWGLTAVFNAAAIATLAVMMCLPKVDIRAMSDYEEGCSVNK, encoded by the coding sequence TTGCAGAGCCAACGCATTGATATGAGCCGCGCTCAGCATTCCATTCCAGGTTTTACCGACCCTACCTCGACTTTTCATATCGTGGGAGCAGGGCTTTTCATTGTGGCGTCAACCTACGGCCTAGCTCGTTACGTTTACGGTCTGTTCGTACCCGCCATTCAGGGTGAATTTCATCTATCCACCGCCACTATTGGCTTGCTGGGCAGCGCTTCTTATGCAGGCTACCTTTTCGCCACTCTTTTGGGATCGACGTTATCCGGCACTCTAGGCCCACGGGGCCCTATCATCGCCGGCGGTATTACCGCGACAGTTGGCATGGCTCTCATCGGCTTAGCCCCATCCTTACCTTGGTTGGCTGTCGGTATCGTGCTAGCCGGAACCAGCCCAGGCCTCAGTTATCCCCCGTTATCGGATGCCGTGGTGCAGTTACGCCCTCCGGAACGCCAAGGTCGCACCTACGCCTTGATCAATTCGGGGACCAGCTACGGCATCATGATTTCTGCGCCTCTAGCGTTTTGGGCGGGATCTGAATGGCAGCTTGCCTGGCTTGCTTTTGCCGGCATCGCGTTAGTTTCCACGGTGTGGAATTACTGGATCATGCCAACGGCGGCACCGCAAAACCAACAAGGCACAGTTCAGCCATTGCGCTGGCGGTGGCTCCTCCAAATTCACTCCTTACCGCTGTTCAGTGGCGCCTTGTTATTTGGCCTGACTTCGGCGGTGTACTGGACATTCGCAGTTGATCTCATCACACGCTATGGCGATCTGCCGGGTGGGGGCGCTCAACTTTTTTGGATTCTGGTCGGGCTTGCCGGAATCGTCGGGGGCGGTGCTGGCGACAGCGTGAGCCGCTTTGGTCTACGAACTAGCTTCCGGGCGACATTGATCGCCAATGCCGCCGCGTGCTTGTTACTCGGGCTACTACCCGGAAATTGGTGGGCGTTATTCGGTTCTGCTGTACTGTTCGGCAGCAGTTTTATTTTGATAACCGGCTTGTTCGGTATTTGGAGCGTTCATGTTTTTCAGGAACGCCCTTCAGCCGGTTTTGGTGCGACTTTCTTCTTGATCTCTGCAGGACAGATTCTGAGCCCAGCTATCGTCGGATGGGGTGCTGGCCAGTGGGGGCTGACGGCTGTTTTTAATGCGGCTGCCATAGCAACACTGGCTGTGATGATGTGTTTGCCGAAAGTTGATATTAGGGCAATGTCCGATTATGAGGAAGGATGTTCAGTGAATAAATAA
- a CDS encoding DeoR family transcriptional regulator, with protein MATGPERRDAVIQHLASQGRAKVDALASHFHVSTVTMRNDLKLLEEAGFVARLHGAVILSQHTAAEIAFTERRHKNADNKQSIGAAAAAMVDNGDALILDAGTTTLEIARQLTDRENLLVMTNGLDIATMLAPAPGVEILMLGGQIRKAALSSSGAQAEMSLSKHRFDKLFLGVDALDLKRGLTTPHESEARLNRSMIEVADTVITVADSHKFGLKTVHLVSTLDQLDQLVTDADIPQATVDTLGQQHGIEVTVA; from the coding sequence ATGGCTACTGGGCCCGAACGTCGCGACGCGGTTATCCAACATCTGGCTTCACAGGGCCGGGCAAAGGTCGATGCGCTTGCAAGCCATTTCCACGTGTCGACCGTCACGATGCGTAACGATTTGAAGTTGCTGGAAGAGGCTGGCTTCGTGGCGCGGCTGCATGGCGCTGTCATCCTCAGCCAGCATACGGCGGCGGAGATAGCCTTTACCGAACGCCGGCACAAAAACGCCGATAACAAACAAAGCATTGGCGCCGCCGCAGCCGCGATGGTCGACAATGGCGACGCGCTCATCCTCGATGCCGGCACAACCACGCTCGAGATTGCACGCCAACTGACCGACCGCGAAAACCTGCTGGTGATGACCAACGGTCTCGATATCGCGACTATGTTGGCGCCCGCGCCAGGTGTGGAAATACTCATGCTCGGCGGACAGATTCGCAAGGCGGCGCTTTCCAGCTCTGGTGCGCAGGCTGAAATGAGTCTGTCGAAACATCGCTTCGACAAGTTATTTCTGGGCGTTGATGCTCTCGACCTAAAGCGCGGTTTGACCACGCCACACGAAAGTGAGGCGCGGCTGAATCGCTCGATGATCGAAGTTGCCGACACGGTTATTACGGTCGCGGATTCCCACAAATTCGGGCTCAAGACCGTGCATCTTGTCAGCACACTTGATCAGCTTGACCAACTCGTTACCGATGCCGACATACCGCAGGCAACCGTGGATACGCTCGGTCAGCAGCACGGCATCGAAGTGACCGTCGCCTGA
- a CDS encoding D-tagatose-bisphosphate aldolase, class II, non-catalytic subunit, whose product MHDLKTLVECHNADNPAGITSVCSAHPMVIEAAVRHARATGNVALIEATSNQVDQDGGYTGMTPADFYAYVGAIADNAGLDRGWLMLGGDHLGPNRWQGQPAEDAMAKAEMLIRDYVAAGFKKIHLDCSMACADDTEPLADAIVAERAARLAQVAERTAVAAFGTSDINYVVGTEVPVPGGAQESLDAGVTPTEPAAADATIQAFYQAFTTADIADTWKRVVALVVQPGVEFSDTSVVDFKREPAHALSKVIENHPNMVFEAHSTDYQTRGALTELVQDHFAILKVGPGLTFALREALFALEDIESFLVSAEQRSGLQAVIERRMCDAPAAWQSYYHGSENDKRFARRFSFSDRIRYYWPDPDVQKAQATLFSNLDRHDIPLPLLSRFMPDQYRHVREQSLSPTPHELVIDRVTDVLRDYAMACAGPNNQAQ is encoded by the coding sequence ATGCATGACTTAAAAACCCTCGTTGAGTGCCACAACGCCGATAACCCTGCGGGTATCACTTCGGTCTGTTCGGCTCACCCGATGGTCATCGAAGCCGCCGTTCGCCATGCGCGGGCCACCGGCAATGTAGCCCTGATCGAGGCAACATCGAACCAAGTCGACCAGGACGGTGGCTATACCGGTATGACGCCGGCCGATTTTTACGCCTACGTCGGCGCGATCGCCGACAACGCCGGATTGGATCGCGGGTGGCTCATGCTGGGCGGCGATCACCTTGGCCCGAACCGCTGGCAAGGCCAACCGGCCGAGGACGCCATGGCAAAAGCGGAGATGCTCATCCGCGACTACGTGGCCGCTGGTTTCAAAAAAATCCACCTCGATTGCAGCATGGCCTGTGCCGACGATACGGAGCCGTTGGCAGACGCCATTGTCGCCGAGCGTGCGGCACGACTGGCCCAAGTGGCCGAACGTACGGCGGTGGCTGCCTTCGGCACCAGCGATATCAACTACGTTGTCGGCACCGAGGTGCCCGTGCCAGGCGGTGCGCAGGAATCATTGGACGCCGGTGTAACGCCGACCGAGCCAGCCGCAGCCGACGCGACAATCCAGGCGTTTTATCAAGCATTTACGACAGCCGATATCGCCGACACCTGGAAGCGTGTTGTGGCTCTGGTGGTCCAGCCCGGTGTCGAGTTCAGCGACACCAGCGTCGTCGACTTTAAGCGCGAACCCGCGCACGCGCTTTCGAAAGTAATCGAAAACCATCCCAATATGGTCTTCGAAGCACATTCGACCGATTACCAGACCCGAGGCGCACTAACAGAGCTGGTGCAGGATCACTTCGCGATTCTCAAAGTTGGGCCGGGCCTGACGTTCGCGCTGCGGGAAGCACTGTTTGCGCTCGAAGACATCGAATCATTCCTTGTTTCCGCGGAGCAACGTTCGGGGCTCCAAGCAGTCATCGAGCGCCGCATGTGCGACGCACCGGCGGCATGGCAATCCTATTACCACGGCAGTGAAAACGATAAGCGTTTCGCGCGCCGTTTCAGCTTCAGCGACCGGATTCGTTATTACTGGCCCGACCCTGACGTCCAAAAAGCACAAGCAACATTGTTCTCCAACCTCGACAGGCACGATATTCCACTGCCGCTCCTCAGCCGTTTTATGCCGGATCAATATCGCCACGTCCGCGAACAATCGCTTTCGCCGACGCCACACGAGCTCGTAATCGACCGTGTTACCGACGTCCTGCGTGACTACGCCATGGCCTGCGCCGGCCCGAACAATCAAGCTCAGTAA
- a CDS encoding SIS domain-containing protein encodes MSHQTPTTNSACTSATATEREIRQQPAIWRAVHADIQSQRQAIDDFLCSILTQAGVRVVFTGAGTSAFAGDMLASLLGMQLDARVDAVATTDIVARPTECLAPDSPLLLVSIARSGNSPESVAATRMAEQCSAGCYHLILTCNPEGELHRIHAGTDRALLLTMPSGSNDQGFAMTSSLSSIVWAALCVFMPNQADAERTEQIARAADNLLATDAKQVQTTFCGDYDRVVYLGSGVFRGLAQEAALKILELTAGEVVALHDTPLGFRHGPKSLVNDKTLLVTFVSNDAYARRYDEDIVAELTGQNGHERVVAVAASGWDTLDGATLWPCDELAEAPDWMLVFPYLITAQLAALYTSLAHGKTVDNPFPDGDVNRVVQGVTIHPFAAGSGDSE; translated from the coding sequence ATGTCACATCAAACACCAACCACAAACAGCGCCTGCACGTCCGCGACCGCGACCGAGCGCGAGATCCGTCAACAGCCCGCCATCTGGCGTGCGGTGCACGCAGATATCCAGTCTCAACGCCAGGCCATCGACGATTTCCTGTGCTCGATTCTGACTCAAGCGGGAGTGCGTGTCGTTTTTACGGGCGCGGGCACCTCGGCGTTCGCCGGTGACATGCTGGCTTCGCTACTCGGGATGCAGCTCGACGCTCGCGTCGACGCGGTGGCAACGACGGATATCGTCGCGCGCCCAACCGAGTGCTTGGCGCCGGATAGCCCACTCTTGCTGGTATCGATCGCACGCTCGGGCAACAGTCCGGAAAGCGTGGCTGCCACCCGCATGGCCGAGCAATGTTCGGCTGGCTGCTATCACCTGATCCTTACCTGTAATCCAGAAGGTGAGCTGCACCGAATCCATGCCGGCACCGACCGCGCGTTGCTGCTCACCATGCCGTCGGGCAGCAATGATCAAGGCTTCGCGATGACGTCGAGTCTATCGTCGATCGTATGGGCCGCGCTCTGTGTCTTCATGCCGAATCAGGCCGATGCCGAGCGCACCGAGCAGATCGCGCGTGCCGCCGACAACTTACTTGCCACGGATGCCAAGCAGGTCCAAACGACATTCTGCGGCGACTACGATCGCGTGGTGTATCTCGGCAGCGGGGTGTTCCGTGGTCTCGCGCAGGAAGCCGCACTCAAGATTCTAGAGCTGACCGCAGGCGAAGTCGTCGCGCTGCACGATACGCCACTCGGTTTTCGCCACGGCCCCAAATCATTGGTCAACGATAAAACCCTGCTCGTGACGTTTGTCTCCAACGACGCGTACGCACGTCGTTACGACGAGGATATCGTGGCCGAACTTACAGGCCAGAACGGACACGAGCGCGTCGTGGCTGTAGCGGCAAGTGGCTGGGACACCTTGGATGGGGCAACGCTATGGCCCTGTGACGAACTGGCCGAGGCCCCCGACTGGATGCTTGTTTTCCCGTATCTGATCACAGCCCAGCTTGCCGCTCTATATACGTCGCTGGCACACGGCAAGACCGTCGATAATCCGTTCCCCGACGGCGACGTCAACCGTGTCGTGCAAGGGGTAACAATCCACCCATTCGCCGCGGGTTCAGGAGATTCAGAATGA
- a CDS encoding N-acetylglucosamine kinase, which produces MYLGVDGGGTKTAFCLMACDGRILAQHTDRSCHHLSIGLDEVERVLVHGVHTVCTEANVTPDDLAFAFFGIPGYGEVRDDLARLDAMPAYALGHDRYACDNDMVCGWAGSLGAVDGINVIAGTGSMAYGQYHGRHQRCGGWGWRFGDEGSAYWIGSQGLNLFTRMSDGRTPRSAFYDLFFERLGLCDAGEVITRFLCCESERQQIAELAVIVLQAVKMGDAEASVIAEQAARELALIVDTTQKQLGFGTNEPVPVSYSGGIFNDDTMVDRLHRHLAALETRFDLRAPLHTPDVGAMLYAAKLANDPVTVSTASSAGPPSITQNANT; this is translated from the coding sequence ATGTACCTGGGCGTCGACGGCGGCGGCACCAAAACCGCATTTTGCCTCATGGCGTGCGACGGTCGCATTCTCGCGCAACACACGGATAGATCCTGCCACCACCTGTCTATTGGCTTGGACGAAGTCGAGCGTGTGCTGGTTCATGGGGTCCACACGGTCTGCACCGAGGCGAACGTGACGCCGGACGATCTGGCATTCGCGTTTTTCGGCATACCGGGGTATGGCGAAGTCCGCGACGACCTAGCCAGACTCGATGCCATGCCGGCGTATGCGCTTGGCCACGACCGCTACGCCTGCGACAACGATATGGTCTGCGGCTGGGCAGGGTCGCTCGGCGCGGTCGACGGCATCAACGTGATCGCCGGCACCGGGTCCATGGCTTATGGCCAATATCACGGGCGGCACCAGCGTTGCGGCGGCTGGGGTTGGCGGTTTGGCGATGAAGGGTCGGCTTACTGGATCGGTAGCCAAGGACTCAACCTGTTTACGCGGATGAGCGACGGCCGGACCCCGCGTAGTGCCTTCTACGATCTGTTTTTCGAACGCCTTGGCTTATGTGACGCGGGCGAGGTCATCACACGTTTTCTGTGTTGTGAGTCTGAGCGTCAACAAATCGCCGAGCTGGCTGTGATTGTTTTGCAAGCCGTAAAGATGGGCGATGCCGAAGCATCGGTTATCGCCGAGCAAGCTGCGCGCGAGTTGGCTCTTATCGTCGATACGACCCAGAAGCAGCTGGGGTTCGGGACAAACGAACCGGTGCCCGTTTCCTATTCCGGGGGCATTTTCAACGACGACACGATGGTGGACCGGCTGCATCGGCATTTAGCCGCGCTTGAAACGCGTTTTGATCTACGTGCGCCGCTCCATACACCTGATGTTGGCGCCATGCTTTATGCGGCGAAGCTGGCAAACGATCCGGTCACGGTGTCGACGGCCTCCTCGGCAGGGCCGCCCAGTATCACGCAAAACGCGAACACCTGA
- a CDS encoding sugar porter family MFS transporter: MTTTSQEQFSLTRLPLMAWFTIVIAALGGMLYGYDIGIIAGALEAMKTELSLSGSEMSLIVAAVLGGGSIATLVGGPIADAIGRKPTILISGVIFAIGVIVNALAIGYGSVLSGRLIQGIGVGLVTIVIPLYLVEVMPPVIRGRSVTLFQLFLTIGILLGYLVGYFFQGTGDWRAMFATALVPGISYLVLGAVLPRSPRWLLKRGRSDDARAALARTHSAGEAETTFNELTEQIEQESLTTRWSLLLAPGYRKALSIAVAIGILQQLTGINTLLQFNTVIFDQSGLSSGASAALGSVTIGAVNFVVTIVGLMLIDRVGRRPLLMLGTGGSTVALTFVALAHLFAAPSVFLGYATLIGILVFVIFYAIGPGIVVWLAISEVLPLAIRARGMAIALFANSLVSAGFAAVFMNIVSVAGYTGAFGITAVAGFLYLLIAIFPLPETKGRKLEDIERHFLGSKDD, encoded by the coding sequence ATGACAACCACTTCGCAAGAACAATTTTCACTCACCCGACTACCGCTCATGGCTTGGTTCACGATTGTCATCGCGGCGTTGGGCGGAATGCTCTACGGCTATGACATCGGCATCATCGCCGGTGCGCTCGAAGCCATGAAAACGGAATTATCTCTGTCCGGGTCGGAAATGTCGTTGATCGTAGCGGCAGTACTCGGCGGCGGCTCGATCGCCACCTTGGTCGGCGGCCCCATAGCCGATGCCATCGGCCGCAAACCCACGATTTTGATTTCCGGCGTCATATTCGCCATTGGCGTGATTGTGAACGCGTTGGCGATAGGCTATGGCAGCGTGCTTAGTGGACGATTGATCCAGGGCATTGGTGTGGGGCTGGTGACCATCGTGATCCCGCTGTACCTGGTCGAAGTCATGCCGCCGGTGATTCGCGGGCGCAGCGTGACGCTTTTCCAGCTCTTTTTGACGATCGGTATCCTGCTCGGCTATCTGGTGGGTTATTTTTTCCAAGGCACCGGCGATTGGCGAGCCATGTTCGCGACTGCGCTGGTGCCGGGTATTTCCTACCTCGTGCTCGGGGCAGTGCTACCGCGTTCGCCGCGCTGGTTGCTTAAACGCGGGCGTAGCGACGACGCCCGCGCGGCGCTGGCTCGTACACACAGTGCCGGTGAAGCCGAAACCACTTTTAACGAACTAACCGAGCAAATCGAGCAAGAAAGTCTGACAACACGCTGGTCGCTGTTGCTGGCACCGGGGTATCGCAAAGCCTTATCGATAGCTGTGGCCATCGGCATACTGCAACAGCTCACTGGCATTAATACACTGCTGCAGTTCAATACCGTCATCTTCGACCAGTCCGGCCTGAGCAGTGGCGCCAGCGCCGCACTCGGCAGCGTCACCATCGGCGCGGTGAACTTCGTGGTCACGATTGTTGGCTTGATGTTGATCGACCGCGTGGGACGACGTCCACTACTGATGCTGGGCACAGGGGGCTCGACTGTCGCGCTGACGTTCGTCGCATTGGCCCATCTATTTGCCGCACCTTCCGTGTTTCTGGGGTATGCGACCCTCATCGGCATACTCGTGTTCGTCATTTTCTATGCGATCGGACCGGGGATCGTGGTCTGGCTGGCCATTTCCGAAGTGTTACCACTGGCGATCCGTGCCCGCGGCATGGCGATCGCATTGTTTGCCAACTCACTCGTCTCCGCCGGATTCGCTGCTGTATTCATGAACATCGTGTCCGTGGCCGGCTACACAGGCGCCTTCGGGATAACGGCAGTCGCGGGCTTTTTGTATCTCCTGATTGCAATCTTCCCGCTACCTGAAACCAAAGGTCGTAAACTCGAAGATATCGAAAGGCATTTCCTTGGCTCGAAAGATGACTGA